Proteins encoded within one genomic window of Kibdelosporangium phytohabitans:
- a CDS encoding GNAT family N-acetyltransferase, with product MTQAQVLVSTAQAGTDLPEDTPRYSLLLARDSEEVVAAQRLRYQVFAEEMGASLVSADTGLDIDEFDEHCDHLVVREDRTGEIVSTYRFLPPDRVAAAGRLYSETEFDLGGVRSLLPGIVETGRSCVHPDHRSGSVVSLMWAGIARYMLLTGRTMLAGCASVPLVDGGSLAAAVWNMVRDNHMSPPEYRVRPLRPWQPDGIRPAARTMVPPLLKGYLRLGAWVCGPPAHDRDFNVADLFVLLDIAKVDPRYVKFFLGEQG from the coding sequence ATGACTCAGGCGCAGGTGCTTGTCAGTACTGCACAGGCCGGAACTGATCTGCCCGAGGACACCCCTCGTTACTCGCTGCTGCTCGCTCGCGACTCCGAGGAAGTCGTCGCAGCTCAGCGGCTCCGCTACCAGGTGTTCGCCGAGGAGATGGGCGCGAGCCTCGTCTCCGCGGACACCGGGCTCGACATCGACGAGTTCGACGAGCACTGCGACCACCTCGTGGTGCGCGAGGACCGCACGGGCGAGATCGTCAGCACCTACCGGTTCCTCCCGCCGGACCGGGTGGCCGCCGCGGGCAGGCTGTACTCGGAGACCGAGTTCGACCTCGGCGGAGTCCGGTCGCTGCTGCCGGGCATCGTGGAGACCGGCCGGTCCTGCGTGCACCCGGACCACCGATCCGGTTCGGTCGTCAGCCTGATGTGGGCGGGCATCGCCAGGTACATGCTGCTCACCGGGCGCACCATGCTCGCGGGTTGCGCCTCGGTGCCGCTCGTGGACGGAGGGAGCCTCGCCGCAGCGGTGTGGAACATGGTCCGCGACAACCACATGTCGCCGCCTGAGTACCGCGTGCGCCCGCTGCGCCCGTGGCAGCCGGACGGGATCCGCCCGGCAGCCCGCACCATGGTTCCGCCGCTGCTCAAGGGGTACCTGCGGCTGGGCGCGTGGGTCTGCGGCCCGCCCGCGCACGACCGCGACTTCAACGTGGCCGACCTGTTCGTGCTGCTGGACATCGCCAAGGTCGACCCGCGGTACGTGAAGTTCTTCCTGGGGGAGCAAGGATGA